The stretch of DNA GTTATTCATATTGCCCCTGGCCATTGCCTTATCGATATTTTTTCGCCCATTGCCATAAGGCGCCGCAGCCCATCCGGTCAACACACGCGCAACTTCCGTAACATCCTGCTGCGTGTATCCACCATCTACACCCAGGGTATGCAACTCCATCAACTCGCGCGCATAATTCTCATTCAAACCGTACTTGCGCCTGCGTTGTGGAGGGGTCTGCGCCTTTGCGGGAGCCTTCTCAGGAGCCTTCGCCATCTCGCCACCCATATCGCCATCCATCCCACCATCCATACCCATCTCACCCGATGCCACTTCCTTCACAGGCTCAGGCTTTGCCTGCTGCCGCTGCTCTGGCGGTGCCATACGCGACTGTGCATTATCCAGATAATACAACATCGCAGGATGCTTCGCCGTCGCACCCAAAATCACGCGGAACTTGCCCAGCACATTGGGGCGAATCGCATCGCGCTCATAGGAAAGCGTGCGACTGCGCGCCCCACCATCGCGCGTGGTCACATTGAAGTGATTAAACCAGAAATCCGTCATCACCTCAGTGAGCTGATTCTCGCTATACACCGCCCGCATCAGCTTCTGGCCCTTCAATTCCTGATTGGAAAGCATACCATAAGGACGCAACCCGTGCTCCTTGCGATACGCGTTGATCTTTTCATTCATCTCTTTGCGAGGCGTCTTCGCGGGATCGATCAACCCGGCTTTCGCCACCATTCTGCGAATCCGCCCATTTTGTACATAAACTGCGGCCATCTCTTCCTGGGTCATCTTCAGAGCGGGAAATGCTTCCAACCTTTTGTCCAACCCAGCATCGGGCAAATTGCCCTTCAACTGTTGAGCCAGCCACTTCTCAGGACCCATCTTCGCCACCTTTTCCACTTCACCGGGCCGCGCACCAAAGGCAAAACGCTCCAGAAGATACGCTGCCGCCTGCTCCTTGCTCAGCCCTTCTGCCTTGTAGGGCAGTTTCAACCCGGCCTCCGCCGGAGCTACCGCAAGCAACGCACCGCAGCACAAAACAGCGAGTGCAACGCGCAATATCATTGCAAACCTCCTTGAAAAATTCCCCAAAGGGAATGGCACTGTGAATATTTACAATAAAATATATCACAGTGCCTAATGGTGCAATAAATTTTACATTCTTTTACACTTTTAGAACAAATCTGCCGGAACGGGCCTGACAACAATCGAGTCTTCCCCAAATCCTTCCAACTGCTGGGGATTCAGCGGGGCTTGCTTATACTGCAGGACATAAGACGAGCCGCCCTGTGTCAGATTCACCGTCAAAATATCGCCCTCTTTGCTGAAATCCACATCGGATGCCGTCACATAAGTCAAATTCACGCCATCTGGCGCACCGCCCCGCAAATTGCCATTGAGCACGGGCACGCCATTCTGAATCACATATCCCGCACGCCTGTTGAAAAATCGGGATTCATCGGCATGCGTGAAAAACTCAAGCGGCCTGGCAAACGTGATTTCCACAAAACCCTGTTCGATAACCACGCCATTCTCTATCAGGGGATCCTCCGCACCAGCGGTTGGCACATGGCCAGATGGCGCGCGGTGGCGAGGACTGCGTCTCTCCAGAACGGGGTACCACTGGATATCCAACGAAGCCGGGATACCCGGGAATGGATCTTCGGGATCCATCCATGTGCCATTGAGGTGAGCATCTCGCAATGGCCATATCCCGGAATACGGTGGGTCATTGGTATCCAGTTCTGCAGCCACCTCTGCCGGAGGAACATAAGCGGCATAGCGTATGCCCTGACCGTCCTCCATCCACATGATCATCTGATGAGAGCGAGGATCTTGCCATGGCCACGGACTATTGAAATAAATTGCTGTTCGGTTATTGCGATTTTGAAATGAGCGGTTGTCTGGCCTCATAGCGTTTGGAATACTAATGCGAACGCGCCCATTACCCAGCACCGTCACATTGCTGTATTCTTCGGCTCCGGGAAGCACGCGTATCAGGGTATGGGGCTGGTTCAATGCATCAGCCGGACGCACCGGAAACGGACTCGTATAATTGCCTATATTATTGCCCAGTTCACCGACCAGTGGCAACCTGGGACCGGCCTGCCAGAGATAAAATGACCCATAAGCCAGCCTGATACGCTCCACATTGTTTTGTGCATATTCAATGCGAAGCTGATCGCGCCTGGGATTTACTGAACGCCAATAATGCCGCACGGTTTTTTCATACGTCACAGACGCCATTGGCGGTGCTGCAAGGGGTGGATTGTACACAAATACCACCGTGCCATAATCCGATGCTGCCGCCGTAAAAATGATATGCCGGGGCGTA from Gemmatimonadota bacterium encodes:
- a CDS encoding DUF1800 domain-containing protein — protein: MILRVALAVLCCGALLAVAPAEAGLKLPYKAEGLSKEQAAAYLLERFAFGARPGEVEKVAKMGPEKWLAQQLKGNLPDAGLDKRLEAFPALKMTQEEMAAVYVQNGRIRRMVAKAGLIDPAKTPRKEMNEKINAYRKEHGLRPYGMLSNQELKGQKLMRAVYSENQLTEVMTDFWFNHFNVTTRDGGARSRTLSYERDAIRPNVLGKFRVILGATAKHPAMLYYLDNAQSRMAPPEQRQQAKPEPVKEVASGEMGMDGGMDGDMGGEMAKAPEKAPAKAQTPPQRRRKYGLNENYARELMELHTLGVDGGYTQQDVTEVARVLTGWAAAPYGNGRKNIDKAMARGNMNNIRDGEFVFRKSWHDDKAKVVLGEKFPAGGGIEEGERVLDMLTAHPSTARFISTKLARRFVNDAPSDDLIDEMAETFTKTDGDIAAVMATLAQSRVFWAEAKKRSKMKSPLEVVVSSLRALEADVKNPQPIMRWFDRMGEPLYGYLPPTGFPDYAESWANSGTLIARMNFGIHLATGRIRGIELKQLPKESAGLTTEEALAMYSKLLLPAQDTSAIASEVKQTIPADAERKDVQVISMLLGSPEFQYR